In Thermococcus sp., one DNA window encodes the following:
- a CDS encoding KH domain-containing protein yields the protein MDEFERLLKKYERVDKDGRPIRETPEEEITYAALGEQEEFVRIPRDRVAVVIGKKGQTKKEIERRTKTKIEIDSETGEVFITATKETDDPLAVWKARDVVIAIGRGFSPERAFRLFNEGEVLEVVNLTDIVIGNDKNALPRVRGRIIGRKGRTREIIEEMSGADVSVYGKTVAIIGNPIQVEVAKTAIEKLAKGSPHGVVYKYLERRKKDLELESISYYEALGGELEKNGEE from the coding sequence ATGGACGAGTTTGAGAGACTCCTTAAGAAGTACGAGCGCGTTGACAAGGACGGCAGACCCATCAGGGAAACTCCGGAGGAGGAGATAACCTACGCGGCCTTGGGAGAGCAGGAGGAGTTCGTGAGGATCCCCCGCGACAGGGTGGCGGTTGTCATAGGGAAGAAGGGACAGACCAAGAAGGAGATAGAGAGGAGAACGAAGACCAAGATAGAGATCGACAGCGAGACCGGTGAGGTGTTCATAACCGCCACGAAAGAGACCGACGACCCCCTGGCGGTGTGGAAGGCACGCGATGTTGTCATAGCCATCGGGAGGGGCTTCTCGCCGGAGAGGGCGTTCAGGCTCTTCAACGAGGGTGAAGTCCTTGAGGTGGTCAACCTTACCGACATAGTCATTGGCAATGACAAGAATGCCCTTCCGCGCGTCAGGGGAAGGATAATCGGGAGGAAAGGCAGAACGAGGGAGATAATCGAAGAGATGAGCGGGGCGGATGTGAGCGTTTACGGTAAGACGGTAGCCATAATCGGCAACCCAATTCAGGTTGAGGTTGCCAAAACCGCCATAGAAAAGCTCGCCAAGGGCTCTCCACACGGTGTCGTTTACAAATACCTGGAGCGCAGGAAGAAGGACCTTGAACTGGAAAGCATAAGCTATTACGAGGCCCTTGGCGGCGAACTGGAGAAAAACGGGGAGGAGTGA
- a CDS encoding MYXO-CTERM sorting domain-containing protein — protein MGKLYTLFRWEMNDLIKAILLFLGVLLAGMSMKQSLMHVGGAMGFASGTDIMLFGASRSSGVSTSIQGLLSLDDVWTLLSFLLLLLGALTFRYDRDSGVARSVYSLPYSNDEIFGVKLLSFLIYGFLMVLLPFVYVALTTYASIAGHLPEITSPFIGDALTLLVFLVLYLIAVATLASLASPNAFLAFMVGFAVIYAPRILGNSSIPPQLFIDAISRSGSTNFTPFTAQYLGWGILVPLVLFALSWVLIRRRDVV, from the coding sequence ATGGGAAAGCTCTACACGCTCTTCAGGTGGGAGATGAACGACCTGATAAAGGCCATCCTGCTGTTCCTGGGAGTACTGCTGGCAGGGATGTCGATGAAGCAGTCGCTGATGCACGTTGGAGGCGCAATGGGCTTCGCCTCGGGAACGGATATAATGCTCTTCGGTGCTTCACGATCCAGTGGTGTTTCGACGTCTATCCAGGGGCTCCTTTCCCTCGACGACGTCTGGACACTTCTGAGCTTCCTCCTCCTGCTCCTCGGCGCACTCACCTTCCGCTACGACAGGGACAGCGGCGTGGCGCGTTCGGTCTACTCCCTGCCCTACTCGAACGACGAAATCTTCGGGGTCAAGCTGCTCTCATTCCTGATCTACGGGTTCCTGATGGTCCTGTTGCCCTTCGTCTACGTCGCCCTGACCACCTACGCCAGCATAGCGGGTCATCTGCCAGAAATAACCTCCCCATTCATCGGCGACGCGCTGACCCTGCTCGTCTTCCTCGTGCTCTACCTGATAGCGGTTGCCACACTCGCCTCTCTCGCCTCTCCCAATGCCTTCCTCGCATTCATGGTGGGCTTTGCGGTGATATACGCACCCAGAATTCTGGGGAACTCCAGCATACCCCCTCAGCTCTTTATCGATGCCATCTCGAGGAGCGGCAGCACCAACTTCACCCCCTTCACGGCACAGTACCTCGGCTGGGGCATTCTCGTCCCGCTGGTACTCTTCGCCCTTTCGTGGGTTCTCATCAGGAGGAGGGATGTGGTGTGA
- a CDS encoding DUF4129 domain-containing protein, translating to MERVRNLYLVLFASFIVVSALLGRTAVHGGTTVFNFEWVFFFANLFLFAAAGYVLKMLLEGNFERGARETRRGNILAGAITLLSIFVALKLLFEKKPEELVNGGRVGETLSGIWYNVTSGDFVVTLRELPGIFYFIPFMVFVLFLLTVKRRKRDVTPFEVKFEPALTYDSIEGTPAERVIRMYKNVVAGLVMRGYPYQKSWTHWEHEEKLREIFPDLEDLDVLTRIFEKAKYARRLDEADVTAARRSYDRLMELLR from the coding sequence ATGGAGAGAGTGAGGAACCTGTACCTGGTTCTTTTTGCGTCTTTTATCGTGGTCTCCGCACTCCTGGGCAGGACGGCGGTTCACGGGGGCACTACGGTTTTCAACTTCGAATGGGTCTTTTTCTTCGCGAACCTGTTTCTGTTTGCGGCCGCAGGTTACGTGCTGAAGATGCTTCTTGAGGGAAACTTCGAGAGGGGAGCGCGTGAAACCAGGAGGGGCAACATTCTCGCCGGTGCGATAACCCTGCTGTCGATTTTCGTTGCCCTCAAACTGCTCTTCGAAAAGAAGCCGGAAGAACTCGTAAACGGCGGCAGGGTTGGAGAAACCCTCTCGGGGATTTGGTACAACGTTACCTCCGGAGACTTCGTCGTCACACTGAGGGAGCTCCCGGGGATATTCTACTTCATCCCCTTCATGGTCTTCGTCCTGTTTCTTCTCACCGTAAAGAGGCGGAAGAGGGACGTCACACCCTTTGAGGTCAAGTTTGAGCCAGCGCTAACGTACGACTCCATAGAGGGCACCCCCGCGGAGAGGGTAATAAGGATGTACAAGAACGTCGTGGCCGGCCTCGTTATGAGGGGCTATCCGTATCAGAAGAGCTGGACGCACTGGGAGCACGAGGAAAAGCTGAGGGAAATCTTTCCTGACCTTGAAGACCTCGACGTCCTCACGAGGATATTCGAGAAGGCTAAATACGCCCGCAGGCTGGACGAGGCCGATGTCACCGCCGCCAGAAGGAGCTATGACCGTCTCATGGAGCTGCTTAGGTAG
- a CDS encoding DUF1699 family protein has protein sequence MRVEVKARNNSELIRKLNEVLSEEVTEVYVNLRPTKEILVRILERAPNVRRISCPPSLYPKVSKKAINALAQMGIELVPEGYPRGRPRKYDEKTIKEVQNLIMNGVPPKEISARMGIPLRTVYYMIEQLGVRQWRE, from the coding sequence ATGAGGGTGGAGGTTAAGGCCCGTAACAATTCCGAGCTCATAAGGAAGCTCAACGAAGTTCTGAGCGAGGAGGTTACGGAGGTCTACGTGAACCTCCGTCCGACGAAGGAGATACTCGTGAGAATTCTTGAGCGAGCCCCCAACGTCAGGCGCATAAGCTGTCCCCCGAGCCTCTACCCCAAGGTCTCCAAGAAAGCAATTAACGCCCTCGCGCAGATGGGTATAGAGCTCGTCCCCGAGGGCTACCCCCGGGGAAGGCCCAGAAAATACGATGAGAAGACCATTAAGGAGGTTCAAAACCTCATAATGAACGGCGTTCCTCCAAAGGAGATAAGCGCCAGAATGGGCATCCCGCTCCGGACTGTTTACTACATGATCGAGCAGCTGGGTGTCCGGCAATGGAGAGAGTGA
- a CDS encoding metal ABC transporter ATP-binding protein: protein MAAVIAENLTITYDGKPAVEGVDFLLEEGETLLLLGPNGAGKTTLLKTIACFHREYSGELRVFGRPPCDARDMIGYVPQSHSLNEKVPLTALEVVAMGSIYRRGFAHFKIPREVMEKAVEVLGFVGLSGLENRLFRELSGGQKQRVLLARALISDPKLLLLDEPLSALDPSARVEVANVLERIKHERGITMIITTHDINPLLEVGDRVMLLSRRLVAFGRPEDVIRDSIIKSVYGPLARVVPVEGRLFCITGDAHLHDHGGGAL from the coding sequence ATGGCAGCGGTAATCGCCGAGAACCTCACGATAACCTACGACGGCAAGCCCGCAGTTGAGGGGGTTGACTTCCTGCTTGAAGAGGGCGAGACGCTGCTCCTCCTCGGGCCGAACGGTGCCGGAAAGACCACCCTCCTCAAGACCATAGCCTGCTTCCACAGGGAGTACTCCGGGGAGCTCCGGGTCTTTGGCAGGCCCCCGTGCGATGCGAGGGACATGATAGGCTACGTCCCCCAGAGCCACAGCCTCAACGAGAAGGTTCCGCTAACGGCTTTAGAGGTAGTCGCGATGGGGAGCATCTACAGGAGGGGCTTCGCGCACTTTAAAATACCCCGCGAGGTTATGGAGAAAGCGGTGGAGGTTCTCGGCTTTGTCGGGCTGTCCGGCCTTGAGAACAGGCTCTTCCGCGAGCTGAGCGGAGGGCAGAAGCAGAGGGTTCTTCTCGCGAGAGCACTCATAAGCGACCCGAAGCTTCTCCTCCTCGATGAACCCCTTTCGGCCCTCGACCCAAGCGCGAGGGTAGAGGTTGCAAACGTTCTTGAGAGGATAAAGCACGAGAGGGGCATAACGATGATAATCACCACCCACGATATAAACCCCCTCCTTGAGGTTGGAGACAGGGTAATGCTCCTCAGCAGGCGTCTCGTCGCCTTCGGAAGGCCCGAAGACGTCATCCGGGACAGCATTATCAAATCTGTCTACGGCCCACTGGCCAGGGTGGTGCCGGTCGAGGGCAGACTCTTCTGCATAACCGGCGACGCACACCTCCACGACCATGGGGGTGGAGCCCTGTGA
- a CDS encoding serine protein kinase RIO, producing MREDIIEREIEDMLGLRERREKDSELYKIANEVFDRTTKETLAYLHRRGKVEALYGVISTGKEANVFAGIDSEGKRVAVKIYRTYTTEFRRIWEYLAADPRVGYLPKDMRKLVFVWTRREFKNLQRAIKYAVRVPEPVIFRNNVLVMEFIGDELPAPRLKDIERELEPRDFEELYDFTMRVIERLWKRGDMVHGDLSEYNILLHDGPVVIDWSQATVKRNRMSVELLKRDLRNVINYFGRKGVDVDDFDDKFRELIE from the coding sequence ATGCGCGAGGACATCATCGAGCGAGAGATCGAGGACATGCTCGGCCTCAGGGAGAGGCGCGAAAAGGACAGTGAGCTCTATAAAATAGCCAACGAGGTCTTCGACAGAACTACCAAAGAAACCCTGGCGTATCTGCACCGGAGGGGAAAAGTCGAGGCGCTTTACGGTGTGATCAGCACGGGGAAAGAAGCGAACGTCTTTGCCGGAATCGACAGCGAGGGCAAGAGGGTGGCGGTGAAGATATACAGGACATACACCACCGAGTTCAGGCGCATATGGGAGTACCTCGCCGCTGATCCGAGGGTGGGATACCTCCCCAAGGACATGAGAAAGCTCGTCTTTGTCTGGACGCGGAGGGAGTTTAAGAACCTCCAGCGGGCGATAAAGTACGCGGTTCGCGTTCCCGAGCCCGTGATCTTCCGCAACAACGTCCTTGTGATGGAGTTCATAGGTGACGAGCTGCCCGCTCCAAGGCTCAAGGACATAGAGCGCGAGCTTGAGCCCAGAGATTTCGAGGAGCTCTACGACTTCACAATGCGGGTCATCGAGAGGCTCTGGAAGAGGGGTGATATGGTTCACGGAGACCTGAGCGAGTACAACATACTGCTCCACGACGGGCCGGTGGTCATAGACTGGTCCCAGGCGACCGTTAAGAGGAACAGGATGAGCGTCGAGTTGCTGAAGAGGGATTTGAGGAACGTCATCAATTACTTCGGTAGGAAAGGCGTCGATGTTGATGATTTCGATGATAAGTTCCGTGAGCTGATAGAGTGA
- the eif1A gene encoding translation initiation factor eIF-1A has product MAYHKGGRGGKKKNRQVQGDEVIRVPLPKEGQLFGVIEQALGSGWMDVRCEDGKIRRCRIPGKLKRRMWMRVGDVVIVQPWPVQTDERGDIVYRYTRTQVDWLLRRGKISQDFLTGGEMLF; this is encoded by the coding sequence ATGGCGTACCATAAGGGTGGAAGAGGAGGAAAGAAAAAGAACAGGCAGGTTCAGGGTGATGAGGTTATCCGCGTCCCCCTGCCAAAGGAAGGACAGCTCTTTGGGGTGATAGAGCAGGCCCTGGGCTCCGGCTGGATGGACGTCCGCTGCGAGGACGGAAAAATCAGGAGATGCAGGATCCCGGGCAAACTGAAGAGGCGCATGTGGATGCGCGTTGGCGACGTCGTCATAGTCCAGCCTTGGCCAGTTCAGACTGACGAGAGAGGCGACATAGTGTACCGCTACACCAGAACCCAGGTTGACTGGCTCCTGAGGAGGGGCAAGATAAGCCAGGACTTCCTCACCGGCGGCGAGATGCTCTTCTGA
- a CDS encoding GTP cyclohydrolase IV: protein MLVETQEETPEIMERLHRVGITNLRTVARINWKGRVYTFLPVFEITIDVPEEKKGIHMSRLVESITEAMSEAVEEEVREAHTSLEELGRAIIGRLEGKHPHKRAEVWIRTHLIVPRETPASKRVSYEPYDVEVGVIKNYDGSFEKTLRVKVIGNTACPHAMANNNGKTHIQRAVGELEVRTAFDEEIALEDMIDVVESSFSHPTYTLLKTVDENAVVQGMFANPKFVEDVAREIFAKAKERFKGRIHVKVISNESIHKHDVIAETWS from the coding sequence ATGCTCGTTGAGACACAGGAGGAGACTCCCGAGATAATGGAACGTCTTCACCGCGTTGGGATAACCAACCTGCGCACCGTGGCGAGAATAAACTGGAAGGGCAGGGTCTATACCTTCCTTCCCGTGTTCGAGATAACCATCGACGTCCCGGAGGAGAAGAAGGGCATCCACATGAGCAGGCTCGTGGAGAGCATAACCGAGGCCATGAGCGAGGCCGTCGAGGAGGAAGTTAGGGAGGCCCACACCTCGCTTGAGGAACTCGGAAGGGCGATAATCGGACGCCTTGAGGGCAAGCACCCGCACAAGAGGGCGGAGGTCTGGATAAGGACACACCTGATAGTCCCGCGCGAGACGCCGGCGAGCAAGAGGGTTTCCTACGAGCCCTACGACGTCGAGGTCGGAGTCATAAAGAACTACGACGGCTCCTTCGAGAAGACCCTCCGCGTCAAGGTCATCGGAAACACCGCCTGCCCCCACGCGATGGCCAACAACAACGGGAAGACGCACATACAGCGCGCTGTGGGAGAGCTTGAGGTGAGGACTGCCTTCGACGAGGAGATAGCCCTTGAGGACATGATTGATGTGGTCGAGAGTTCCTTCAGCCATCCGACCTACACCCTGCTCAAGACGGTGGACGAGAACGCGGTGGTTCAGGGCATGTTCGCCAACCCAAAGTTCGTCGAAGACGTCGCGAGGGAGATATTCGCCAAGGCAAAGGAGCGCTTCAAGGGCAGGATACACGTGAAGGTCATCAGCAACGAGAGCATCCACAAGCACGACGTTATCGCGGAAACGTGGAGCTGA
- a CDS encoding metal ABC transporter permease translates to MIPEYLLRAVLASIMVSVLLGMLSPLINAKGLAFLTHALFHALLFGAVLGMILGLLFENLSLVMLTALAVTVTVVLIIAQLEKAGFSPDSAVGIVASFVAGLTVLGFGVLYKVMADRPYFPLSQSIVSYLTGEIFLITLNDLTALVLGGALLFFTMLFLYRDFLYLSFDPEGVESYGGNARAYLTILYVLVGAIGALIVQTVGLITLQVVAVLPGAIALMVSSDVRKVLAVSLLLTLAVQLSSVVLAYFTDIPPSGLATIMLGVIYGVLLFRR, encoded by the coding sequence GTGATTCCGGAATACCTCCTGCGCGCCGTACTTGCGAGCATCATGGTCAGCGTTCTCCTTGGGATGCTCAGTCCACTGATCAACGCAAAGGGACTGGCCTTTCTCACCCACGCCCTCTTCCACGCGCTTCTCTTCGGGGCGGTTCTGGGGATGATCCTCGGACTGCTCTTCGAGAACCTCTCACTTGTCATGCTCACAGCCCTGGCCGTGACGGTCACCGTAGTTCTCATCATAGCCCAGCTTGAAAAGGCCGGATTCTCTCCGGACTCGGCGGTGGGGATCGTTGCCAGTTTCGTGGCTGGATTAACCGTTCTCGGCTTCGGCGTTCTGTACAAGGTCATGGCGGACAGGCCGTACTTCCCCCTCAGCCAGAGCATAGTCTCGTACCTCACGGGCGAAATATTCCTGATAACCCTCAACGACCTCACGGCGCTCGTCCTCGGCGGCGCACTACTTTTCTTCACCATGCTCTTTCTGTACAGGGACTTTCTCTATCTCAGCTTCGACCCGGAGGGAGTGGAGAGCTACGGGGGCAACGCGAGGGCCTATTTGACTATCCTCTACGTCCTCGTCGGTGCAATCGGGGCATTGATAGTGCAGACCGTCGGGCTGATTACTCTGCAGGTTGTGGCCGTCCTTCCCGGTGCAATAGCGCTGATGGTGAGTTCGGACGTGAGGAAGGTCCTTGCCGTTAGCCTCCTGCTGACCCTCGCGGTACAGCTCTCATCGGTGGTGCTCGCCTACTTCACAGACATACCGCCGAGCGGTCTGGCAACGATAATGCTGGGCGTCATCTACGGTGTCCTGCTCTTCAGGAGGTGA
- a CDS encoding DNA topoisomerase IV subunit A, giving the protein MPKSKAVKREKPRERFSYDPTRVLTKLEEYGRRVLEDIKAGKNPYFDIPMRGLNNVYFDEKRRVIRMGDKLSRRYFLNVAHARKFMQTLLIMAYVKRLVSEGKHASLREAYYANKHTIPGTKENTFEDQRESDPIIEDLERMLGVLREEMHLTADRRGYIYGDIVIRDGEDEFNTSKLGMGGWAVPGTVEHLQFVEVNVDYALVVETAAMADRLIEEKFPKKENALIIATQGQASRGVRRLIHRLHYEEGLPIIVFTDGDPYGWYIYSTIKQGSINLAYLSDKLATPEAKFVGMTMDDIKRYGLENVTEKLKGIPPNKKGGPTGDYKRILEEMEYPWFQNREWQRQLKMAVKMGVRIEQQALANKSLEFVAKRYLPEKINNGELLP; this is encoded by the coding sequence ATGCCTAAATCCAAAGCCGTCAAACGAGAGAAGCCCAGGGAGCGCTTTTCCTACGACCCAACGAGGGTGCTCACCAAGCTTGAGGAGTACGGAAGGAGGGTCCTTGAGGACATAAAGGCCGGGAAGAACCCCTACTTCGACATCCCTATGCGCGGACTGAACAACGTCTACTTCGACGAGAAGAGGCGCGTCATCAGGATGGGCGACAAGCTCTCCAGGAGGTACTTCCTCAACGTGGCCCACGCCAGAAAGTTCATGCAGACGCTCCTCATAATGGCCTACGTTAAAAGGCTGGTAAGCGAGGGCAAGCACGCGAGCCTTCGTGAAGCCTACTACGCCAACAAGCACACCATCCCCGGGACGAAGGAGAACACCTTCGAGGACCAGCGCGAGAGCGACCCCATAATCGAGGATCTGGAGAGGATGCTCGGCGTTCTGCGTGAGGAGATGCACCTCACCGCCGACAGGCGCGGCTACATCTACGGCGACATAGTCATACGCGACGGCGAGGACGAGTTCAATACTTCAAAGCTCGGTATGGGCGGCTGGGCCGTCCCCGGAACCGTCGAGCACCTCCAGTTCGTTGAGGTCAACGTCGACTACGCCCTCGTCGTCGAGACTGCCGCTATGGCCGACCGTCTGATAGAGGAAAAGTTCCCGAAGAAGGAGAACGCCCTCATCATAGCAACGCAGGGACAGGCCTCGCGCGGCGTTAGGAGGCTCATCCACAGGCTCCACTATGAGGAGGGGCTGCCGATTATAGTCTTCACCGACGGAGACCCCTACGGTTGGTACATATACTCCACAATAAAGCAGGGCTCCATCAACCTTGCCTACCTGAGCGACAAGCTGGCAACGCCCGAGGCGAAGTTCGTGGGAATGACAATGGACGACATAAAGCGCTACGGCCTTGAGAACGTCACTGAAAAGCTTAAGGGCATTCCCCCGAACAAGAAGGGCGGCCCAACCGGCGACTACAAGCGTATCCTGGAGGAGATGGAGTACCCGTGGTTCCAGAACAGGGAGTGGCAGAGACAGCTCAAGATGGCCGTTAAGATGGGAGTCAGGATAGAGCAGCAGGCCTTAGCGAATAAGAGCCTTGAGTTCGTGGCGAAGAGGTACCTGCCTGAAAAGATAAACAACGGTGAGCTCCTGCCATGA
- a CDS encoding DUF530 family protein has translation MTTTEELVAQVNKILDDIGIDMDGLFETFDVPSISYRLKENLSLLQELEDDLSRRVGETTPSVRGVSKRDRDPHIQWIYKKKRNRVLALERLRAAITAHKMALALISANYTFFLGKKPVTLKELTRENVEDVDAVPRNVGLGRIEILPHLAYSGDVLRLLARESIAVRESFKFIKGKLREKGTVRTRGLRIEVEYWENNRLKKARLDLPADADIEGELRKRYGRRFRWRVLSFVKTKGVLINNHYTVDNLSLAYSVLDPEAGAEKLGLDLFRYYFLTSENERETLGLYPNIKLCIDCHYSIFDLPFRNEPGFRTGHGSMLIIRKCEMENALVGKRKDITNIPNYLLGAVLLYGMSEYSEDRVAELLGVPRDELEEAIRKFVISGLHRTLFANTKKFEKFLPRSDKAKQFLALLQG, from the coding sequence ATGACGACGACGGAGGAACTCGTCGCGCAGGTGAACAAGATACTGGACGACATCGGGATAGACATGGACGGGTTATTTGAGACTTTCGACGTCCCGTCCATTTCTTATCGCCTTAAAGAAAACCTCTCCCTCCTCCAGGAGCTTGAGGACGACCTTTCGAGGAGGGTTGGTGAGACCACCCCTTCCGTCAGGGGCGTGAGCAAGCGCGACCGCGATCCCCACATCCAGTGGATTTATAAGAAAAAGCGCAACAGGGTTCTTGCCCTCGAAAGGCTCCGCGCGGCAATAACCGCCCACAAGATGGCCCTTGCCCTCATCTCCGCCAACTACACCTTCTTCCTCGGAAAGAAACCTGTGACCCTCAAAGAGCTCACGAGGGAAAACGTTGAGGACGTCGATGCCGTTCCGAGAAACGTTGGACTCGGCAGGATAGAGATTCTACCACACCTGGCCTACTCCGGCGACGTCCTGAGGCTTCTCGCCAGGGAAAGCATAGCGGTCAGGGAGTCGTTCAAGTTCATAAAAGGCAAGCTCCGCGAGAAAGGGACGGTAAGGACGCGCGGGCTCAGGATAGAGGTCGAGTACTGGGAGAACAACAGGCTCAAAAAGGCGAGGCTCGACCTCCCTGCGGACGCCGACATAGAGGGGGAGCTGAGAAAACGCTACGGAAGGCGCTTCCGCTGGCGCGTTCTCAGCTTCGTCAAGACGAAAGGGGTGCTCATAAACAACCACTACACAGTTGACAATCTCTCCCTAGCCTACTCCGTCCTCGACCCGGAGGCAGGTGCCGAAAAACTCGGCCTCGACCTCTTCCGCTACTACTTCCTGACCTCCGAGAATGAGAGGGAAACCCTCGGCCTTTATCCCAACATAAAGCTCTGCATAGACTGCCACTACTCGATATTTGACCTTCCCTTCCGGAACGAGCCGGGCTTCAGAACCGGCCACGGCAGTATGCTCATCATAAGGAAGTGCGAGATGGAGAATGCCCTCGTTGGAAAAAGGAAGGACATAACCAACATCCCCAACTACCTGCTGGGTGCTGTTCTCCTCTATGGGATGAGTGAGTACAGCGAGGACAGAGTTGCCGAGCTTCTCGGCGTTCCGAGAGACGAACTTGAGGAGGCCATCAGGAAGTTCGTGATTTCCGGCCTCCATAGAACCCTTTTTGCCAACACGAAGAAGTTTGAGAAGTTTCTGCCGAGGAGCGATAAGGCCAAACAGTTTTTGGCCCTCCTTCAGGGGTGA
- the top6B gene encoding DNA topoisomerase VI subunit B, producing the protein MAEASQLFKEFKIQSVSEFFRRNAAMLGYTGKIRSLTTVVHEAVTNSLDACEEAGIPPYIRVEIEELGREHYKVIVEDNGPGIPEKYITHVFGKMLAGTKAHRNIQSRGQQGIGISGAVMFAQITSGKATRVITSTGGDKTIEAWVKIDVDKNEGKIVKKEKHPNPKGWRGTRIELEVKNVRYIRSKQGVYWYLKLTAIANPHAHIELIEPDGKLIVFPRSSDYIPEPPVEMKPHPRGVLTDDVYRMAKKTRRNTVKRFLIGEFSRISDKKVDELIEYIAALRLIKTEEDKNVQEQLYERLMKGEVKAVLRSFRGYTKVVKQVAKLMEKPPEKLTWHEAEEIVEAFKYMKFLAPPTHGLRPIGEENIEKGLKGILKPEFVTAVTRSPKVYSGGIPFQVEVGLAYGGEIPAGFELLRYANRVPLLFDAGSCVTTLAARSIDWRRYKVDDLERAPVVLMINVISVHVPYTGTGKQSIANVEEIQNEIRLAIMDAARRLQTYLSGKHRKLYQVKRKKTFEKYVPEIARALSILTGEEEDAVKSYFLTFIESRFASKEGELKEVSENA; encoded by the coding sequence ATGGCTGAAGCAAGTCAGCTGTTTAAGGAGTTCAAGATTCAGAGTGTCAGCGAGTTCTTCAGACGGAACGCGGCCATGCTTGGCTACACCGGCAAGATACGCTCCCTCACCACGGTCGTCCATGAGGCGGTGACCAACTCCCTCGACGCCTGTGAGGAGGCCGGAATTCCCCCCTACATCCGCGTCGAGATAGAGGAGCTCGGGAGGGAGCACTATAAAGTTATAGTCGAGGACAACGGCCCGGGAATCCCGGAGAAGTACATAACCCACGTCTTCGGCAAGATGCTGGCAGGAACCAAGGCGCACAGGAACATACAGAGCCGCGGCCAGCAGGGTATAGGTATAAGCGGTGCCGTCATGTTCGCACAGATAACGAGCGGAAAGGCTACTCGCGTCATAACCTCCACCGGCGGCGATAAAACCATTGAGGCCTGGGTTAAGATCGACGTTGACAAAAACGAGGGTAAAATAGTCAAAAAAGAGAAGCACCCAAACCCCAAGGGCTGGCGCGGCACCAGGATAGAACTCGAGGTGAAGAACGTCCGCTACATACGCTCGAAGCAGGGCGTTTACTGGTACCTCAAGCTGACCGCCATAGCTAACCCCCACGCCCACATCGAGCTCATAGAGCCGGACGGAAAGCTCATAGTCTTCCCGAGGTCGAGCGACTACATTCCGGAGCCGCCGGTTGAGATGAAGCCCCACCCGCGCGGCGTCCTCACCGACGACGTCTACCGGATGGCCAAGAAGACCCGGAGGAACACCGTGAAGCGCTTCCTCATCGGTGAGTTCTCAAGGATAAGCGACAAGAAGGTCGATGAGCTCATTGAGTACATAGCGGCTCTGAGGCTCATAAAGACTGAGGAGGACAAGAACGTCCAGGAGCAGCTCTACGAGAGGCTCATGAAGGGTGAGGTCAAGGCCGTTCTCCGCTCCTTCAGGGGATACACGAAGGTGGTCAAGCAGGTGGCAAAGCTCATGGAGAAGCCGCCGGAAAAGCTCACCTGGCACGAGGCGGAGGAGATAGTCGAGGCCTTCAAGTACATGAAGTTCCTAGCCCCGCCGACCCACGGTCTCAGGCCCATCGGCGAGGAAAACATCGAGAAGGGCCTGAAGGGTATCCTCAAGCCGGAGTTCGTCACCGCTGTAACGAGGTCACCCAAGGTTTATTCAGGAGGTATCCCATTCCAGGTCGAGGTTGGCCTCGCCTACGGTGGTGAAATTCCTGCCGGCTTCGAGCTTTTGAGGTACGCCAACCGCGTTCCGCTACTCTTTGATGCTGGCTCGTGTGTGACGACCCTCGCGGCGCGCTCGATAGACTGGAGGCGCTACAAGGTCGACGACCTGGAGAGGGCACCGGTGGTTCTCATGATAAACGTCATCAGCGTCCACGTCCCGTACACCGGTACTGGAAAGCAGAGCATAGCCAACGTCGAGGAGATCCAGAACGAGATAAGGCTGGCAATAATGGATGCCGCCAGAAGGCTCCAGACGTATCTCAGCGGCAAGCACAGGAAGCTCTACCAGGTCAAGAGGAAGAAGACCTTTGAGAAGTACGTGCCCGAGATAGCGAGAGCCCTGAGCATCCTGACGGGAGAGGAGGAGGACGCCGTTAAAAGCTACTTCCTGACTTTCATAGAGAGCCGCTTTGCATCCAAAGAGGGTGAGCTTAAAGAGGTGAGCGAGAATGCCTAA